A stretch of DNA from Natrinema halophilum:
CGAGGCCGGGGACTCGAGCGTCCGGACCACGGACGATTCTGCCGGCGAAAGCGCCGAGCGAACGGAAACGCGAGACACTACGGACGAAACGGACGACGCGGATGCGGCACCCGCGGCGGCGGTGATGCCGCTCGAGGGAGTCACGGAACGGAGCGAATCGCCGGCCGACGACGAGACGGCCGAAACGACAGTGACGGTCCAAGAAACGGATTCCGGAGTTGCCGACCGGACGAGCGAATCCGATCGAACCAGCCGCTTCGAGGTGTATGAAGACAACGCAGACGAGTGGCGCTGGCGACTCGTTCACTGGAACGGCAATATACTCGCCGACAGCGGGGAAGGGTACGTTTCGCGGTCGAACGCCGAGCGGGCCGTACGCGGCGTGATGCGAAGCGCCTCGACGGCGACGATAGTGCGGCGCAACTGAGAGCCCAGACGGTTGTTCACTGTGGAAACGAAACTCACGGTCGAATATCGCCCCCGTCCAGCGTCTCGTCGCCGTCCATGTCGACGTCGAGGTCCGCTGAACGGTCGACCGGTTCGTACTCGAGGGAGGGCGTGGCATCGGTCGATATGGCGTTGTACTCTCGAAGAAACGAGACGATACCCCTGGTCCCTCCAAAGTCACCGCGGTACTGCCGGAAGCGCCGCGGGACCGTTGCGACATTTTCGTCGGCATCGTAGGTGACGTTTTCCTCCAAGAACCACTCGATGGCGATATCGAGTTCTTCGTCGACATCTCGCGGCGAGTAGACCGCGATCGGCGGGCAGTGTTCGGCCCCGTGACTCAGCGCAAAGTGAACCCTGGGATCGCACTCCTCGAGGCGGAACTGGCGTTCGAACGCGGTGGGGAACAGTCGCGGAAGGTAGCCGAGCCCCCACGGGTGTTTCGAGCTTCGGAGCAGGCCATGTTCGATGTCGTTGAGACTGAGCCAGACCCCACTGATAGGAACCTGATCGCGACCGAAAAACTTCCAGCGATCGAGTAATCCGCCCTCGTGAAGCTCGGCCACCTCGTCTTCCAGAAGAAGCTGGGCGTAGGCGTTGTAACAGTTGAGCCAGAACGCGAGTTTTCCCTCGCGGTTTGCAAGCGCTCGTTCAAGCTGTGACCGCTCGAGGGCAGCGAGGTGCTCTCGCAGCGGATCGGCATCGCCCTCGGTCTTGACTGTATAGAGAAGATCGGCCGAGAGCGAAAGGGGATCGAGCTGAGTCGACATTCGGGTATGAGTTCACTAACCAGCCCCTTGAAGGCGTGTGACGGCTTCTGACGACAATCCAACTGACAGATAGGTTCAAGGAGTGGTTTTATTCCGTCGACTCTCAAAATAATAGGTGTGAACCTCAGCAAGGGATTTCTCCTCGTTCTCGTCGGACTCTTCGCCTATCTCTCGCTGTTGCTCGTCCTTCCCTTTGCACAGTACGTTCTCGGTGCCGTTCTCGTGGCGTACGTCCTCTATCCGGTCCAGACGCGACTCGAGCGGCGAGTTCCGCCGCCGGTCGCCGCGCTCGGGCTAGTCGTCCTCGCAGTCGCCGGCGTCGTCGTCCCGTTGATCGTGATTATTGCGGCGGTCGCAAGCGACGCACGCCGGCTCATCGAAAACGCCGACGCGGATGCGCTCCAGACCGCCGAGATCGAACGCTTCATCGAAGCAAGAACGGGCGTGAGTGTCGATCTGACAGCCGTGCTAGCCGATTCCGCACAGGGCGTCGGCGGGATGGTTCTCGAGCAGTCGACTGCATGGTTCAGCGCGCTCACCCACACCGTCATCGGGCTGGGGGTTGCGATATTTTTGCTCTACTACCTCCTCAAGGACGGGAGCGCGCTATTGGCCTGGATTCGTGACCTGACGCCGTTGCCCGACGAGGCCCAGGACGATTTCTATCGAGAACTGGATGCGGTCATGTGGGCCGTTCTTGCAGGTCACGTCCTGATCGCGATCATTCAGGGGTCGATCGCCGGTCTGGGACTGCTCGCGACCGGCGTGCCGAATGCCGCGTTCTGGACGGTCGTCATGATTATTCTCTCACTGGTCCCGCTGGTCGGTTCGTTCCTGGTGTGGGGGCCCGCCGTGATCTTCCTCTTCCTGACCGGCGAGCCGTTCCTGGCCGTCGCGCTGTTCGCCTATAGCACGGTCGTCGTCGGGCTCTCGGACGACTACCTCCGACCGATCCTCGTCGATCGGTACGCCGACCTCAATCCAGCCGTGATCATCCTCGGCGTCCTCGGTGGCGTGTACGCGTTCGGTATCATGGGTCTGTTCTACGGTCCCGTCGTCCTCGGTGCGCTGATCGCCACGCTAAACGTAATGAACAACCACTACAACCGACTCGAGGACGTACCCGGGATGCAATAATGGACGCTTGAGTCGACCGGCTCGAGGACGGCCCGGGGCAACGGTATTGCCTGGACCGCGGTTACGACTCGGCCGTACCCGCGAGTAACTCATCGACGAGTCGGGAAAACCGATCGACGAGCCGGTCGGGAACCGTCGGGGTCACCGTCGTCAAGAGTCGTCCCGTCGCTTCAGGGGTGGCGAGTGCGAGGCGGACGCGGTTTCGTTCGTCGTATTGCTTCTCGACAATGTCGTGGTCGACCAGTCGATCGAGGTGGTATTCGAGCGAACTGCGAGCGATCCCGAGTGCGTCAGCGACGTCTGCGGGTGCAGCCTGCTCGTGTTCGATCAGGTAGACGACGATCTCGCGGGCGGTTTCCCGGCGGAACAGCGCCAGCGCGGCTCGTTCCCACTCGTCGTACTCCGGCGGGTAGTAGTGGGTCCGGCCGTAGAACTCCTCGCGGATGAGGTGGTCCTCATCCAGCAGTCGTCGGATGTGGTACTGAACCTGTCCGGGTGCGAAGTCAGATTCCCTGACGAGTTCGTTGAAATGGACGCCGGCGTTCGAGCCGACGTGTGCTCGGATCTCTTGGCGCGTCTCAGTCATCGGTGGCTCGTGGTCGTCCTGCGGTAGACCTACTCTGTTACTAGCCACAGCGGTCACAAAACAGGTATCCCACGTTCCCAGCTACCGAGAACCGTCCTCACGTCCGAAGTTCTTCAGTGACGTCGGTGCATGCGAAGTACTCCAGTGGAGCCAGCGCGCCGGAAGTACTCCGGTGGAGGCGGTGCGTCCGAAGTACTCGATCGGCAGCCGTCTATTCGGCTTCGAAGAGGCCGGTCGAGAGGTAGCGCTCGCCGGTGTCCGGCAAAACGGCGACGGTCAGCTCGTCGGGGTTTTCGGTCGCGTACTCGGCGGCGGCCGCGAGCGCCGCGCCCGAGGAAATCCCGACTAACAGCCCTTCGCTTTGACCGAGCTTTCGGGCCGCTGCCTTGGCCGCCGCCCCCTCGACGGCGCGGACCTCGTCGACGAGGTCGGTCCGGAGGACGTCGGGGACGAAGCCGGGGCCGATTCCCTGAATGTCGTGGCCCTCGGCGCTTTGTTCCGAAAGGGTCGGCGACTCTGCGGGTTCGACCGCGACCGACGTGAAGTCACTCTTTTTCCGTTCTTCTTTCACGTACTCTGACACCCCGGTGATAGTCCCGCCAGTGCCGACGCCCGCGACGATCGCATCGACCGCGCCGTCGGTGGCTGCCCATATCTCCGGGCCCGTCGTCTCCCGATGGGCCGACGGATTGGCCTCGTTTTCGAACTGGCGTGCCAGAATCGCATCATCGCTATCGGCGACGATCTCCGCTGCACGCTCGTTGGCGCCGCTCATCCCGTTCTCGGCGAGGGTGAGTTCCAGTTCCGCACCCAGGGCGCGCAACAGCTGGCGGCGCTCGGTCGACATCGAGGCTGGCATCGTCAACACGCAGTCGTATCCCCGCGCCGCGCAAACGGCCGCCAGCCCGATTCCAGTGTTTCCGCTCGTCGATTCGACGACTGTGTCACCGGGCTCGAGCGAGCCTGCCTGCTCGGCGGCGTCGACGATCGCTCGTGCGATCCGATCTTTGACCGAATACGGATTCCCCGCCTCGATCTTTCCGAAACAGTTGTCGGCGAAGGCGTCAAGTCGTAACAGGGGCGTTTCCCCGATCAATTCGTCGACGCTCGCTGCGGCGTCGATGTCAGCTGGGGATTCGAGGCCTCGATCCATTACTTCACGCATCGAGTGGGGCTGGTAAACAGTTTATCCCGAACCAGTTCGGGGAGCAACAAACTCGCGTGGGGTGAAAATTGCCTTTGAGCTTGGGACGTCCTTTTTCCCGTTGCCCCTGATCGATTCGCTATGGATCGACGACAGTTCCTCGCAGCATCGACCGTCGGACTCACAGCGGCAGTGGCGGGCTGTGTGGGAAGCTCGCTCAGCAACGGCGACCCTGGCTCAGGCTCGGCGACGAACGAGAGCGCTGGACGCGGAGAGATTACCGTCAGCGCCAACGGCGAGGTCCAGACGGAGCCGGACCAGGCAATCGTTACTATCGGCGTCGAGGCGAGCGGTGAAAGCGCCGATGCCGTCACCGACGAATTGGCGGCCGGAGCTAAACAGCTCCGTACGACGTTTGAACGGCTTGGCATCGCCGAAGAGAACGTCGAGGAAGGTCAGTTCAGTATTTCCCCTATCCGCAAGCGCAGTGCCGAGGGGTTCAGGGGAACGCACACGTTCGAGGTGACCCTCACCGACGTCGACCGCGTCGGTGACGTCATCGACGCGGCGATCGAATCTGGCGCCGACGATGTCGGGTACGTGAACTTCACGCTTCGGGAGGAGACGCAATCCGAACTGCGAAAGGAGGCGCTCGACGCGGCGCTGGCCAATGCCGACGAAGAGGCGGCGTACATCGCCGACAATCGTGAGATCGAGCTTCAGGGGACGACAGCCGTCACGACCGGCGACGTGTCGGTGAATCCGGTTCGTCGCGAAACAACGGCGGGCGCCGACGCTGCAGGTGAGGAGGCACCGCCGACGGAAATCGATGCAGAACCCGTCAGCGTAACCGCCAGCGTGACGGTCACGTACTCGTTCGCCGCATGACCACTCGATACTCGCGACCAGTACAGTGCCGTTCGTGGTCGTGATGGTGGCCCGGTAGGTATTCGGCTTGCCAGCGATCGATCGACTGTAGATTTTGGTCGCTCCCGTCTATAATCGGACAACCATCGGTCGGTGCGTGGCCCGGCGACGGGCCTGGCGACCCGTGTCGGCTGAGTCAGGTCGCCAGACCGCTGTTCGATCGCGACCGTTGTCTTCGTCGTGGTGGGCGGTGGTCCCGCGGCTGTGTCGTCGCCGTCTCCACCACGCGTACAGGTCTACACGGAAACGAAGATGGTAGACTCGGATGCAGGTGTCGGATGTAGAAGCCGCCCCTCAGATCGCGACCGTCACACGCGAGTGCGACTCTCAGTCGTCGGCGGGAACCGCCCGCTCGTTCTCTCGCCTGGAAGCCATGGCGAGAACGTCGTCAAAGAAGTCGAGAGTGTCTTCGGGACCGGGATTCGCTTCGGGGTGATACTGGCGAGTGATGACGTCGTACTCGATGCCGTCGATCCCTTCCGGCGTGTCGTCGTTGACGTTGATCTGGGTGACCTCGAGGTGGTCGCCGGGGTCGGCGACGGTGTAACCGTGATTCTGGGTGGTCATCACGACCTGTCCGGATTCGAGATCGAGAACGGGCTGGTTGACGCCGCGGTGGCCGAACGTCATCTTCTCGGTGGAACCGCCAAGCGCCTCGGCGACGATCTGCTGGCCGAGACAGATGCCGGCGACGGGCGTGTCCTCGACGAACGCCTCGACGAGTCCGATTGCATCCTCGAAGTTGACCGGGTCGCCGGGACCGTTCGAAATGAACAGCACGTCCGGGTCGATGGCCTCGACGTTGGCAACGGGCGCGTCGTGAGGAAAGACGTGAACCTTCGCATCTCGCTCGAGCAGCGAGTCGATGATCGATCCCTTCGCGCCGCAGTCGATCAGGGCGACCGTCTCGCCGTCGTTGTCCGCGCCGTAGACGGTCGGTTCGTCGACGCTGACCTGCGCCCCGATGTCGGTGTGGTCGCTCATCGCCTTGCACTGCCCGAGCTCTGCCAGTGCATCCTCCTCGGTGACGTCTTCGCCGACGGCGATTCCACACTTCATCGCGCCGCCGTCGCGGATGTCCGTGACGACTTCGCGGGTGTCGAGGTGGTCGACGGCCGGAACGCCCTCGTTCTCGAGCCATTCCGCGACGTCTTCGGTGAGTTCCTTCGCGAGGACGGCACGCGGGTGGACGCGGTCGTCCTCGAACCGCTCTTCTCGGACGCCGTAGTTTCCGATCAGCGGGTACGAAAAGGTCAGGACCTGCTCCTCGTAGGACGGATCGGTCAGACTTTCCTCGTAACCCGTATACGCTGTTGTGAAAACGAGTTCACCGCGAGCCGTTCCCGACGCACGACCACGACCCTCGAGTACGTGGCCGCCTTCGAGTGCGACGTAGGCTTCCGTCATTACGATCTACGTATCGTTTGTACCATCATAAGTGTTGTCTTCGAAGCTCAGTTACGATTTTCGTAATCGGTAAGTGCGAGTCGTGCGTAGGTACGCATCTCCATGGACGACCTGGACCGACAAATCCTCGATATCCTCCGTCGAGACGCCCGAACGCCGTACACCGAGATCGCAAGCGAGGTCGGGACGAGCGAGGGAACCGTTCGCAATCGCGTCGAGCGCATGATGGATGACGACGTCATCGAACGCTTTACCATCTCGACCCGGACGGGGAACGTTCAGGCGATGCTCGAGATCGGCGTCGCAGTCGACGTCGACACAAAGGCGGTCTCCGAGCGGATGGCGGAGTGGGCGGAAGTCGACTTCGTCTGGATGGTCTCGGGCGAACAAGACATCGTCCTCGTCGTCGACGCGGCGGACACGCGCGGGGTCAACGACCTCATCACGAAGGCCCGCGATCAGGAGGAGGTCGTGAGTACGAAGACGCGGCTGATTCTAGACGAGGAACTCGGGTAAAGGTGGCCCCAACGTCGGTACGGGTTGTGACTACGGTGACTCGAGTCGCCGCAGTGTTCCCACGCGATTAGAAGTGCTTCGAGGCTTTTTGAACGAAGGGACGTATCTCCAGGCGATGACCTTCGAGGAAAGTTACGATAATCGAAACGTGCCACCGACGGGCGCCGATAATCCGGTAGATTCGGACCCGAGTTCGATGCCAGCCGACGGGTACGAAACGGTATTTCATGCCGTCCAAGAGGCCGTCTTTCTAGTCGAGGTCGAACGAACAGGGGGTGACCTCGCGTTTAGATACGGACGCATCAACCCGGCCTACGAAGCGATCATTGGTCTGACCGAGGCGGAGGTTCGCGGAAAAACGCTGCGGGAGGTGTTCGAGGGAGATATTGAGAACAACGGTTTCGATAGCTATCGAGCGTGCGTCGAAGAAGGGGAACCGACCGAATTCACCGCGAGGCTGCCGTTTCCCGCTGGCAACCGAACGGTCGAGACGAAGCTCACGCCGACCGAGTCGAACGGGCCGGTGAGACGGATCGTCGGCATCGCTCGTGACGTCACCGAACAGGAAGCAGCGAAACGAGAGCTGGGCCGGGAACGTGACCTCCTCGCAAAAGCCGAGGATCTCGCCGCTGTCGGTGTGTGGGAACTCGACCTCCGAACGGACGAATTTCAGTGGACCGAGGGAACGAGGGCGATTTTTGGCGTCGATGATGGATACGATCCGACCCTTTTGGAGGTGATCGAATTCTTTCATCCTGCCGATCAAAACACGATTCGATCGTTCGTCGACTCGTGCAAGACGGACGGAGACCCGTTCGACGAAGTGTTGCGCCTCACCACGGCTGACGGGACTGACCGATGGGTCCGGACGGTCGGGGAATCGGTTACGAAAGACGGAGCAATCGTCGCGTTACGTGGCGCGATCCAGGATATCACGGATCAAAAGGAACGCGAGCGAGAGCTGCAACTCTTTCGAAAAGCAGTTGAACAGGCCGGCCACGGGATCGTCATCACGGATCGCAGCGGAACGATCGAATACGTCAATCCGGCGTACGAACGAGACACTGGATACGATCGGACCGAGGCCGTCGAACGGAACCCGAGCATCGTCAAATCGGGAAAGCACGGCGATGCGTTCTACGAAGAGCTGTGGGGGACGATCCTCTCAGGAGACGTCTGGGAAAGCGAACTTATCAACCGGCGCAAATCCGGAGAGCTGTACCACGTCGACCAGACGATCGCGCCGATCACGGATGCTGCCGGTGAGATTACGCACTTCGTGGCAATCGAGTCCGATATAACGGAGCAGCGACTGCGCGAACAGCGACTGAGCGTCCACAATCGGATCCTTCGACACAACATCCGAAACGGGATGAACGTCATCAAAGGGAATGCGTCGCGCCTGCGGACGGCGTCCACCGACGACAACCCCCACGAAGCCGTGACGGCGATCGAAGAACAAGCGGTGGATCTGCTCAAAATCAGCGAAAACGCCGCCGCCGTGCGGGACCTGTTCCAGCGTGGGGGAGACGGCGACGCCTCCTGTGACGTCGGAGCGATGGTATCGAAACTCGCGTCTGACTTCGAAGCGCAGTACCCGGATGCCGCGATCACGGTGGATGCTCCAGACTCCGTCCTCGTACAGGCCGACAACCGAGTAGAGATGGCAATCCGAGAAGCGGTACACAATGCCGTCAGCCACAACGACCAACCCGTCCCCGAAGTGACCGTCAGGGTCACCCCGCCCGAAGCGAACGACACCGATCACTGGATCGATATCGCCATCGCCGATAACGGCCCCGGAATCCCGGAGGAAGAACAACCGATGCTCGAGCTGGGTCACGAGACACCGCTCGTCCATGGGTCGGGTCTCGAGTTGTGGCTCATGTACTGGGTAGCGAAAAACGCTGGGGGCGAAATGCGAATCAGCGAGAACGAGCCACGGGGCAGCATCGTCACGCTTCGCATCCCGACGGCAGCGACGTAGCCAATCGGTCCGCGTTCAGGCGGCGTCCCGCGGGTGTCGCTGTCCCAGTCGATGCTGGAACTCCAGCCGAACTCGACTCCTGCTCGCAACTGCGGTCGAACGGGCCCGACGGCACGGAACAGTCGAAGCGTTCGACGGTGGCGGTGTTCGAACCCGTGACGAACACGAACGGAATCGGTTCGCGACAGCTCGGACACGAGAAACGCACCGTCGTCGATTCGTCGCCCAGTTTGCGGTCACTCGCCGCGTGATCGCCGTGCTCGGCACAGAACGTACGGACAGCTTGCTCTTCGCCAGAACACCCGATCAGTCTCCAGCCACTGACGTTCCCCCCGGAGCGTCGGCGAATTCGGCGACGACGAACAGCGTGACGACAGATGCCGCGAGGGCGACACCGGCGACGGCGAAGAACGCCGCTTTGACGCCGACCCACTGGATGATGTAGCCGAAGGCTGGTGGCGCAATCGAACTCCCGAGCATCATGCCGATAGTGACGATGGCAAAGCTCTTCGCGACGGTGCCCCGATCGGCGAGCCGTTCGGTCAGTTCGTCTCGAGCAGGCCCAGCCATGCTTCGTACGGCACCTAACACGAGGAACAACCCGATTGCGACCGTTACGGGGACGAGGCGTGCTGCGATGAGTCCGACCAGAGCCGTGAAACCGAGGAAGCTGACGACGAGGACCCGGCCGCCGCCGAACCGGTCGGTGAGGTAGCCGCCGAGGAGGATGGCACCCGCCCCGACGACGAACAGCCCCGTCAGCGTCAGGTTTGCGAGACCGAGAGATAGTCCGTAGACGTCCGTCAGAAACACGACGGCGTAGGAGGTCACCCCCCAGTTGGCGGTCGACGCGAACAGCGCGAGGACCGCCAGCGCGAGGATTCCCGGTTCGGAGACGAGCGCCCGGAGCTCCGAACGGATGCGGACGGGCAGTGGATCGTCTGTC
This window harbors:
- a CDS encoding amphi-Trp domain-containing protein, translated to MVDAPDDADRGSESSANEFDLERAYDREELAAVLGEFATAFETGRPIRLRGDGRTVRIDLPQRLTAAFEAERDPTLEPPVAELELEFAWDEAGDSSVRTTDDSAGESAERTETRDTTDETDDADAAPAAAVMPLEGVTERSESPADDETAETTVTVQETDSGVADRTSESDRTSRFEVYEDNADEWRWRLVHWNGNILADSGEGYVSRSNAERAVRGVMRSASTATIVRRN
- a CDS encoding DUF547 domain-containing protein, which codes for MSTQLDPLSLSADLLYTVKTEGDADPLREHLAALERSQLERALANREGKLAFWLNCYNAYAQLLLEDEVAELHEGGLLDRWKFFGRDQVPISGVWLSLNDIEHGLLRSSKHPWGLGYLPRLFPTAFERQFRLEECDPRVHFALSHGAEHCPPIAVYSPRDVDEELDIAIEWFLEENVTYDADENVATVPRRFRQYRGDFGGTRGIVSFLREYNAISTDATPSLEYEPVDRSADLDVDMDGDETLDGGDIRP
- a CDS encoding AI-2E family transporter, which translates into the protein MNLSKGFLLVLVGLFAYLSLLLVLPFAQYVLGAVLVAYVLYPVQTRLERRVPPPVAALGLVVLAVAGVVVPLIVIIAAVASDARRLIENADADALQTAEIERFIEARTGVSVDLTAVLADSAQGVGGMVLEQSTAWFSALTHTVIGLGVAIFLLYYLLKDGSALLAWIRDLTPLPDEAQDDFYRELDAVMWAVLAGHVLIAIIQGSIAGLGLLATGVPNAAFWTVVMIILSLVPLVGSFLVWGPAVIFLFLTGEPFLAVALFAYSTVVVGLSDDYLRPILVDRYADLNPAVIILGVLGGVYAFGIMGLFYGPVVLGALIATLNVMNNHYNRLEDVPGMQ
- a CDS encoding winged helix-turn-helix transcriptional regulator; this encodes MTETRQEIRAHVGSNAGVHFNELVRESDFAPGQVQYHIRRLLDEDHLIREEFYGRTHYYPPEYDEWERAALALFRRETAREIVVYLIEHEQAAPADVADALGIARSSLEYHLDRLVDHDIVEKQYDERNRVRLALATPEATGRLLTTVTPTVPDRLVDRFSRLVDELLAGTAES
- the cysK gene encoding cysteine synthase A, whose protein sequence is MDRGLESPADIDAAASVDELIGETPLLRLDAFADNCFGKIEAGNPYSVKDRIARAIVDAAEQAGSLEPGDTVVESTSGNTGIGLAAVCAARGYDCVLTMPASMSTERRQLLRALGAELELTLAENGMSGANERAAEIVADSDDAILARQFENEANPSAHRETTGPEIWAATDGAVDAIVAGVGTGGTITGVSEYVKEERKKSDFTSVAVEPAESPTLSEQSAEGHDIQGIGPGFVPDVLRTDLVDEVRAVEGAAAKAAARKLGQSEGLLVGISSGAALAAAAEYATENPDELTVAVLPDTGERYLSTGLFEAE
- a CDS encoding SIMPL domain-containing protein, with the translated sequence MDRRQFLAASTVGLTAAVAGCVGSSLSNGDPGSGSATNESAGRGEITVSANGEVQTEPDQAIVTIGVEASGESADAVTDELAAGAKQLRTTFERLGIAEENVEEGQFSISPIRKRSAEGFRGTHTFEVTLTDVDRVGDVIDAAIESGADDVGYVNFTLREETQSELRKEALDAALANADEEAAYIADNREIELQGTTAVTTGDVSVNPVRRETTAGADAAGEEAPPTEIDAEPVSVTASVTVTYSFAA
- the carA gene encoding glutamine-hydrolyzing carbamoyl-phosphate synthase small subunit, producing the protein MTEAYVALEGGHVLEGRGRASGTARGELVFTTAYTGYEESLTDPSYEEQVLTFSYPLIGNYGVREERFEDDRVHPRAVLAKELTEDVAEWLENEGVPAVDHLDTREVVTDIRDGGAMKCGIAVGEDVTEEDALAELGQCKAMSDHTDIGAQVSVDEPTVYGADNDGETVALIDCGAKGSIIDSLLERDAKVHVFPHDAPVANVEAIDPDVLFISNGPGDPVNFEDAIGLVEAFVEDTPVAGICLGQQIVAEALGGSTEKMTFGHRGVNQPVLDLESGQVVMTTQNHGYTVADPGDHLEVTQINVNDDTPEGIDGIEYDVITRQYHPEANPGPEDTLDFFDDVLAMASRRENERAVPADD
- a CDS encoding Lrp/AsnC family transcriptional regulator, producing the protein MDDLDRQILDILRRDARTPYTEIASEVGTSEGTVRNRVERMMDDDVIERFTISTRTGNVQAMLEIGVAVDVDTKAVSERMAEWAEVDFVWMVSGEQDIVLVVDAADTRGVNDLITKARDQEEVVSTKTRLILDEELG
- a CDS encoding PAS domain-containing sensor histidine kinase — translated: MTFEESYDNRNVPPTGADNPVDSDPSSMPADGYETVFHAVQEAVFLVEVERTGGDLAFRYGRINPAYEAIIGLTEAEVRGKTLREVFEGDIENNGFDSYRACVEEGEPTEFTARLPFPAGNRTVETKLTPTESNGPVRRIVGIARDVTEQEAAKRELGRERDLLAKAEDLAAVGVWELDLRTDEFQWTEGTRAIFGVDDGYDPTLLEVIEFFHPADQNTIRSFVDSCKTDGDPFDEVLRLTTADGTDRWVRTVGESVTKDGAIVALRGAIQDITDQKERERELQLFRKAVEQAGHGIVITDRSGTIEYVNPAYERDTGYDRTEAVERNPSIVKSGKHGDAFYEELWGTILSGDVWESELINRRKSGELYHVDQTIAPITDAAGEITHFVAIESDITEQRLREQRLSVHNRILRHNIRNGMNVIKGNASRLRTASTDDNPHEAVTAIEEQAVDLLKISENAAAVRDLFQRGGDGDASCDVGAMVSKLASDFEAQYPDAAITVDAPDSVLVQADNRVEMAIREAVHNAVSHNDQPVPEVTVRVTPPEANDTDHWIDIAIADNGPGIPEEEQPMLELGHETPLVHGSGLELWLMYWVAKNAGGEMRISENEPRGSIVTLRIPTAAT
- a CDS encoding MFS transporter; translation: MPFRRVRDAVASVPRQTALVVGLISGSQFANHAFLVLLPPILPLLSSDLDVSIAILGVALGAQALVNTAFQLPFGYLGDHYDRTIALGLSSVLGAVGAIVTALATSFPVLLVGQIVLGIGVAGHHPAHYPLLSDATTEDTRGRAFAVYNFGGSLGFATPPVFITAIISIPGLTWRHAIATLGLIGLAYAILITAVFARCVDDEISAPNVEPSATDDPLPVRIRSELRALVSEPGILALAVLALFASTANWGVTSYAVVFLTDVYGLSLGLANLTLTGLFVVGAGAILLGGYLTDRFGGGRVLVVSFLGFTALVGLIAARLVPVTVAIGLFLVLGAVRSMAGPARDELTERLADRGTVAKSFAIVTIGMMLGSSIAPPAFGYIIQWVGVKAAFFAVAGVALAASVVTLFVVAEFADAPGGTSVAGD